In the Ursus arctos isolate Adak ecotype North America unplaced genomic scaffold, UrsArc2.0 scaffold_19, whole genome shotgun sequence genome, one interval contains:
- the LOC113252356 gene encoding F-box/LRR-repeat protein 20 isoform X2, whose protein sequence is MLTYILSFLPLSDQKEASLVSRAWYCAAQNALRETNVQYNIPVSSASLPAIKSLGLRGITSIGLTNLDDSPASHQVLESVAYHLGPNLQSLCLSGGSPTEASFVALLLGCPALRILDLSGCNSLFTSGTLLAQPETAQRVRQVLRGLCELNLAGLRDLTDLSFNRLSSCAPNLERLSLAYCHLTFELGPARGSLGPPDSSPSQLSFHNLLRFVKQRAGRLRALDLSGTGLLPEALKALGQVVGLQLKELSLHGCQDLSTEAVATLCRLQSGLTSLDLSGCSDLADGALLAISRDLGHLQRLRLRKLQRLTDAGCTALGGLRELHSLDLAECCLVSGRGLVQALGSGHRAPAPLASLSLAYCSSLQDASVFSLIPVLGLSLRVLDLSSCVALTNRTLQAICTFLTHLSVLRLAWCKELQDWGLLGLGEPTEEPTQGPQLHQELEHRDSGPKDPSPQPQGPSLLMLRALKELDLTACSKLTDASLTKVLQFPELRQLSLSLLPALTDKGLVAVARGCPSLEHLVLSHCSLLSDEGWAQAASSWPRLQHLNLASCGQLTEQTLDTIGQACKQLRMLDVAMCPRISMAAVRHFQAQLPQVTCIQSRFVGGADLTLTL, encoded by the exons ACAAATGTGCAGTACAACATCCCTGtgtcctctgcctccctcccggCCATCAAGAGCCTGGGCCTCAGGGGCATCACCAGCATCGGCCTGACCAACCTGGATGACTCGCCAGCTTCGCACCAGGTGTTGGAGTCTGTTGCCTATCACTTGGGCCCGAACCTGCAGAGCTTGTGCCTCAGTGGGGGCAGCCCCACAGAGGCCTCCTTTGTGGCCTTGCTCCTGGGCTGCCCAGCCCTGCGTATCCTTGACCTCAGTGGCTGCAACAGCCTCTTCACATCGGGCACGCTGCTAGCTCAGCCCGAGACAGCACAGCGGGTCCGGCAGGTGTTGCGTGGCCTCTGTGAGCTCAACTTGGCTGGCCTGCGGGACCTGACCGACCTCAGTTTCAACCGGCTCAGCAGCTGTGCCCCCAACCTGGAGCGCCTCTCCTTGGCCTACTGTCACCTCACTTTTGAACTAGGCCCAGCCCGGGGCTCCCTTGGCCCCCCAgactcctccccctcccagctctccttCCACAACCTGCTGCGATTCGTGAAGCAAAGGGCTGGTAGGCTGCGTGCGCTGGACCTGAGTGGCACTGGCTTGCTCCCTGAGGCCTTgaaggccctggggcaggtggTCGGGCTGCAGCTGAAGGAGCTGAGCCTGCACGGATGCCAGGACCTCTCCACGGAGGCTGTGGCCACCCTTTGCCGTCTGCAATCAGGCCTGACCTCCCTGGACCTCAGCGGCTGCTCAGACCTGGCCGATGGGGCACTCCTGGCCATCAGCCGGGACCTGGGGCACCTGCAGCGCCTCCGCCTGAGGAAGCTGCAGCGGCTGACGGACGCAGGATGCACAGCCCTGGGGGGCCTGCGGGAGCTGCACAGCCTGGACCTGGCAGAGTGCTGCCTGGTGAGTGGGCGGGGCCTGGTCCAGGCCCTGGGTTCGGGACACAGAgctccagccccactggcctCCCTCAGCCTGGCCTACTGCTCCTCACTCCAG GATGCCTCAGTGTTCTCCCTGATCCCAGTGCTGGGCCTGAGCCTCAGGGTGCTAGACTTATCCTCCTGTGTGGCCCTCACCAACAGGACCCTGCAGGCCATCTGCACCTTCCTAACCCACCTCTCAGTCCTGCGTCTGGCCTGGTGCAAGGAGCTCCAAGACTGGGGGCTTCTGGGGCTGGGGGAACCAACTGAGGAGCCTACGCAAGGGCCACAG CTACATCAAGAGCTGGAGCATCGGGACTCGGGCCCCAAGGACCCTTCTCCCCAGCCACAGGgcccttccctgctcatgctgcGGGCCCTGAAGGAGTTGGACCTCACAGCCTGCAGCAAACTAACTGATGCCAGTTTGACCAAG GTGCTCCAGTTCCCCGAGCTGAGGCAGCTGTCACTGAGCTTGTTGCCAGCACTCACAGACAAGGGCTTGGTGGCCGTGGCCAGGGGCTGCCCCAGCCTGGAGCACTTGGTGCTGAGTCACTGCAGCCTCCTCAGCGACGAGGGCTGGGCCCAGGCAGCCAGCTCCTGGCCCAGGCTGCAGCACCTCAACCTGGCCAGCTGCGGCCAGCTCACAGAGCA AACTCTGGATACCATCGGGCAGGCGTGCAAGCAGCTCCGGATGTTGGATGTGGCCATGTGCCCTCGTATCAGCATGGCTGCCGTCAGGCACTTCCAAGCCCAACTGCCCCAGGTGACCTGCATCCAGTCCCGCTTCGTGGGCGGGGCTGACTTGACCTTAACGCTCTAG
- the LOC113252356 gene encoding F-box/LRR-repeat protein 20 isoform X1, with the protein MAESLPLEMLTYILSFLPLSDQKEASLVSRAWYCAAQNALRETNVQYNIPVSSASLPAIKSLGLRGITSIGLTNLDDSPASHQVLESVAYHLGPNLQSLCLSGGSPTEASFVALLLGCPALRILDLSGCNSLFTSGTLLAQPETAQRVRQVLRGLCELNLAGLRDLTDLSFNRLSSCAPNLERLSLAYCHLTFELGPARGSLGPPDSSPSQLSFHNLLRFVKQRAGRLRALDLSGTGLLPEALKALGQVVGLQLKELSLHGCQDLSTEAVATLCRLQSGLTSLDLSGCSDLADGALLAISRDLGHLQRLRLRKLQRLTDAGCTALGGLRELHSLDLAECCLVSGRGLVQALGSGHRAPAPLASLSLAYCSSLQDASVFSLIPVLGLSLRVLDLSSCVALTNRTLQAICTFLTHLSVLRLAWCKELQDWGLLGLGEPTEEPTQGPQLHQELEHRDSGPKDPSPQPQGPSLLMLRALKELDLTACSKLTDASLTKVLQFPELRQLSLSLLPALTDKGLVAVARGCPSLEHLVLSHCSLLSDEGWAQAASSWPRLQHLNLASCGQLTEQTLDTIGQACKQLRMLDVAMCPRISMAAVRHFQAQLPQVTCIQSRFVGGADLTLTL; encoded by the exons ACAAATGTGCAGTACAACATCCCTGtgtcctctgcctccctcccggCCATCAAGAGCCTGGGCCTCAGGGGCATCACCAGCATCGGCCTGACCAACCTGGATGACTCGCCAGCTTCGCACCAGGTGTTGGAGTCTGTTGCCTATCACTTGGGCCCGAACCTGCAGAGCTTGTGCCTCAGTGGGGGCAGCCCCACAGAGGCCTCCTTTGTGGCCTTGCTCCTGGGCTGCCCAGCCCTGCGTATCCTTGACCTCAGTGGCTGCAACAGCCTCTTCACATCGGGCACGCTGCTAGCTCAGCCCGAGACAGCACAGCGGGTCCGGCAGGTGTTGCGTGGCCTCTGTGAGCTCAACTTGGCTGGCCTGCGGGACCTGACCGACCTCAGTTTCAACCGGCTCAGCAGCTGTGCCCCCAACCTGGAGCGCCTCTCCTTGGCCTACTGTCACCTCACTTTTGAACTAGGCCCAGCCCGGGGCTCCCTTGGCCCCCCAgactcctccccctcccagctctccttCCACAACCTGCTGCGATTCGTGAAGCAAAGGGCTGGTAGGCTGCGTGCGCTGGACCTGAGTGGCACTGGCTTGCTCCCTGAGGCCTTgaaggccctggggcaggtggTCGGGCTGCAGCTGAAGGAGCTGAGCCTGCACGGATGCCAGGACCTCTCCACGGAGGCTGTGGCCACCCTTTGCCGTCTGCAATCAGGCCTGACCTCCCTGGACCTCAGCGGCTGCTCAGACCTGGCCGATGGGGCACTCCTGGCCATCAGCCGGGACCTGGGGCACCTGCAGCGCCTCCGCCTGAGGAAGCTGCAGCGGCTGACGGACGCAGGATGCACAGCCCTGGGGGGCCTGCGGGAGCTGCACAGCCTGGACCTGGCAGAGTGCTGCCTGGTGAGTGGGCGGGGCCTGGTCCAGGCCCTGGGTTCGGGACACAGAgctccagccccactggcctCCCTCAGCCTGGCCTACTGCTCCTCACTCCAG GATGCCTCAGTGTTCTCCCTGATCCCAGTGCTGGGCCTGAGCCTCAGGGTGCTAGACTTATCCTCCTGTGTGGCCCTCACCAACAGGACCCTGCAGGCCATCTGCACCTTCCTAACCCACCTCTCAGTCCTGCGTCTGGCCTGGTGCAAGGAGCTCCAAGACTGGGGGCTTCTGGGGCTGGGGGAACCAACTGAGGAGCCTACGCAAGGGCCACAG CTACATCAAGAGCTGGAGCATCGGGACTCGGGCCCCAAGGACCCTTCTCCCCAGCCACAGGgcccttccctgctcatgctgcGGGCCCTGAAGGAGTTGGACCTCACAGCCTGCAGCAAACTAACTGATGCCAGTTTGACCAAG GTGCTCCAGTTCCCCGAGCTGAGGCAGCTGTCACTGAGCTTGTTGCCAGCACTCACAGACAAGGGCTTGGTGGCCGTGGCCAGGGGCTGCCCCAGCCTGGAGCACTTGGTGCTGAGTCACTGCAGCCTCCTCAGCGACGAGGGCTGGGCCCAGGCAGCCAGCTCCTGGCCCAGGCTGCAGCACCTCAACCTGGCCAGCTGCGGCCAGCTCACAGAGCA AACTCTGGATACCATCGGGCAGGCGTGCAAGCAGCTCCGGATGTTGGATGTGGCCATGTGCCCTCGTATCAGCATGGCTGCCGTCAGGCACTTCCAAGCCCAACTGCCCCAGGTGACCTGCATCCAGTCCCGCTTCGTGGGCGGGGCTGACTTGACCTTAACGCTCTAG